A DNA window from Drosophila pseudoobscura strain MV-25-SWS-2005 chromosome 2, UCI_Dpse_MV25, whole genome shotgun sequence contains the following coding sequences:
- the Stat92E gene encoding signal transducer and transcription activator isoform X4 has protein sequence MSLWKRISSHADCEARMAAYYDEKGLFDLRLCLAAWIEDRIMSEQITPNSAEQLERVALKFNEDLQQKLLSTRTASDQALKYRVVELCTQIQRTSALELYTHLRGGLQKELQLATEKSVATPGPSMPLSPYNMNNPSGYMDPSEMMAVQPAVGAGLGVIHNALGTAKVELFEIEHQILQYFNEFSACGNSLKMLVQNYSYMLNSTGSPNPEEAFKCLMTEKAAIVTALCRSYICYEPLQELIISELNNWRRQQALAGNGAPFQESTLDQIQRCFELLESFIGHLLAAVKETLRVHLVNDEPELNNLLERVRGAQKNLVCAAFIVDKQPPQVMKTNTRFAASVRWLIGSQLGIHNNPPTIECIIMSENQANRFVTRGTQMDSTLAGQSSGEIQNCSSTMEYQQNNHIFSASFRNMQLKKIKRAEKKGTESVMDEKFALFFYATTTVNDYQIRVWTLSLPVVVIVHGNQEPQSWATITWDNAFADIVREPFAITDRVTWAQLSVALNTKFGSSTQRALTRDNLDFLFEKLQRDERSDYITWNQFCKEPLPDRNFTFWEWFFAIMKLTKDHLMGMWKASCIMGFINKAKAQDDLMRSATGIGTFLLRFSDSELGGVTIAYVNEYGSVTMLSPWTARDFQILNLADRIRDLHMLRWLHPSDTNGVPQERDRAFGEFYSARDGTNEPKAGYVRSTLHVQVRNAIGDNGSIIGTPQHPIPSPPQDSSMSMGNSGDFAMADFDVNFADVYKQII, from the exons ATGAGCCTGTGGAAGCGCATCTCCAGCCATGCCGACTGCGAGGCTCGTATGGCAGCCTACTACGATGAGAAGGGTCTCTTCGACCTGCGTCTCTGCTTGGCGGCCTGGATCGAAGACAGAATAAT GTCCGAACAGATCACACCAAACTCTGCGGAACAACTGGAGCGCGTGGCCCTCAAGTTCAACGAGGATCTGCAACAGAAGCTACTCTCGACGCGCACGGCCAGCGATCAGGCACTCAAGTACCGAGTGGTAGAGCTTTGCACCCAAATCCAGCGCACCTCTGCCCTCGAGCTGTACACGCATTTGCGCGGCGGATTACAAAAAGAGCTGCAGCTAGCGACGGAGAAGAGTGTGGCTACACCAGGTCCATCGATGCCCCTCAGTCCCTACAACATGAACAATCCATCCGGCTACATGGATCCCAGTGAAATGATGGCCGTTCAGCCAGCGGTTGGCGCCGGTTTGGGAGTCATTCACAATGCGCTAGGCACGGCAAAGGTGGAGCTGTTCGAGATCGAGCATCAGATACTGCAGTACTTTAATGAATTCAGCGCCTGCGGCAACTCCCTGAAGATGCTCGTCCAGAACTACAGCTACATGCTGAACTCCACAGGATCCCCAAATCCCGAGGAGGCGTTCAAATGCCTGATGACGGAGAAAGCGGCCATTGTGACGGCCCTATGCCGGAGCTATATATGCTACGAGCCGCTGCAGGAGCTGATTATCAGCGAACTGAATAACTGGCGCCGTCAACAGGCGCTGGCCGGCAATGGGGCCCCTTTCCAAGAGAGCACTCTTGATCAGATTCAGCGTTGCTTCGAGCTACTCGAATCCTTTATTGGCCACCTCCTGGCGGCCGTCAAAGAGACGCTTCGTGTGCATCTCGTCAACGACGAGCCAGAACTGAACAATCTGCTCGAGCGGGTGAGAGGTGCACAAAAGAATCTGGTGTGTGCCGCCTTCATTGTGGACAAACAGCCGCCACAGGTGATGAAGACAAATACGCGCTTTGCGGCCTCTGTCCGCTGGCTGATCGGCTCCCAATTGGGGATACACAATAATCCGCCCACCATTGAGTGCATCATCATGTCGG AGAACCAGGCAAATCGTTTCGTTACCCGCGGCACCCAAATGGACAGCACCCTGGCTGGTCAGTCTTCGGGAGAAATACAGAACTGCTCCAGCACCATGGAATACCAACAGAATAACCACATCTTCTCGGCCAGCTTCAGGAACATGCAGCTGAAGAAGATCAAGCGGGCCGAAAAGAAGGGCACCGAGAGCGTAATGGACGAGAAGTTTGCCCTGTTCTTCTATGCGACGACCACAGTCAACGATTACCAGATTCGTGTGTGGACCCTGTCGTTGCCGGTGGTGGTGATTGTTCATGGCAACCAGGAGCCACAGTCGTGGGCCACCATCACCTGGGACAATGCCTTTGCGGATATTGTACGGGAACCGTTTGCGATCACCGATCGCGTGACCTGGGCCCAGCTCTCGGTGGCGCTTAATACCAAATTTGGGTCAAGCACACAGCGGGCCCTGACCAGGGATAACCTGGACTTTCTCT TTGAGAAGCTGCAGCGCGATGAGCGTAGTGATTATATTACGTGGAATCAGTTCTGCAAGGAGCCGCTGCCCGATCGCAACTTCACCTTTTGGGAATGGTTCTTTGCCATCATGAAACTCACGAAAGACCATCTGATGGGCATGTGGAAGGCCAGCTGCATTATGGGCTTTATCAACAAGGCCAAGGCGCAGGATGATCTCATGCGTTCGGCCACGGGCATTGGCACCTTTCTGTTGCGCTTCTCCGACAGCGAATTGG GTGGCGTTACCATTGCCTATGTTAATGAATACGGATCGGTTACCATGCTTTCGCCATGGACTGCACGTGATTTTCAGATCCTCAACCTGGCCGATCGCATACGCGACTTGCATATGCTGCGGTGGCTACATCCGAGCGACACCAATGGAGTGCCCCAGGAACGGGATCGCGCATTTGGCGAGTTCTACTCAGCTCGTGATGGTACGAATG AACCCAAAGCCGGCTATGTGAGAAGCACGTTACACGTCCAGGTACGCAATGCGATTGGAGATAATGGTTCCATTATTGGGACACCACAGCATCCCATACCATCTCCGCCGCAGGATAGTAGCATGTCAATGGGAAA TTCCGGTGACTTTGCAATGGCGGATTTCGATGTGAACTTTGCCGATGTGTATAAACAGATTATATAA
- the Stat92E gene encoding signal transducer and transcription activator isoform X5: MSLWKRISSHADCEARMAAYYDEKGLFDLRLCLAAWIEDRIMSEQITPNSAEQLERVALKFNEDLQQKLLSTRTASDQALKYRVVELCTQIQRTSALELYTHLRGGLQKELQLATEKSVATPGPSMPLSPYNMNNPSGYMDPSEMMAVQPAVGAGLGVIHNALGTAKVELFEIEHQILQYFNEFSACGNSLKMLVQNYSYMLNSTGSPNPEEAFKCLMTEKAAIVTALCRSYICYEPLQELIISELNNWRRQQALAGNGAPFQESTLDQIQRCFELLESFIGHLLAAVKETLRVHLVNDEPELNNLLERVRGAQKNLVCAAFIVDKQPPQVMKTNTRFAASVRWLIGSQLGIHNNPPTIECIIMSENQANRFVTRGTQMDSTLAGQSSGEIQNCSSTMEYQQNNHIFSASFRNMQLKKIKRAEKKGTESVMDEKFALFFYATTTVNDYQIRVWTLSLPVVVIVHGNQEPQSWATITWDNAFADIVREPFAITDRVTWAQLSVALNTKFGSSTQRALTRDNLDFLFEKLQRDERSDYITWNQFCKEPLPDRNFTFWEWFFAIMKLTKDHLMGMWKASCIMGFINKAKAQDDLMRSATGIGTFLLRFSDSELGGVTIAYVNEYGSVTMLSPWTARDFQILNLADRIRDLHMLRWLHPSDTNGVPQERDRAFGEFYSARDGTNEPKAGYVRSTLHVQVRNAIGDNGSIIGTPQHPIPSPPQDSSMSMGNLQNSTIMHL, encoded by the exons ATGAGCCTGTGGAAGCGCATCTCCAGCCATGCCGACTGCGAGGCTCGTATGGCAGCCTACTACGATGAGAAGGGTCTCTTCGACCTGCGTCTCTGCTTGGCGGCCTGGATCGAAGACAGAATAAT GTCCGAACAGATCACACCAAACTCTGCGGAACAACTGGAGCGCGTGGCCCTCAAGTTCAACGAGGATCTGCAACAGAAGCTACTCTCGACGCGCACGGCCAGCGATCAGGCACTCAAGTACCGAGTGGTAGAGCTTTGCACCCAAATCCAGCGCACCTCTGCCCTCGAGCTGTACACGCATTTGCGCGGCGGATTACAAAAAGAGCTGCAGCTAGCGACGGAGAAGAGTGTGGCTACACCAGGTCCATCGATGCCCCTCAGTCCCTACAACATGAACAATCCATCCGGCTACATGGATCCCAGTGAAATGATGGCCGTTCAGCCAGCGGTTGGCGCCGGTTTGGGAGTCATTCACAATGCGCTAGGCACGGCAAAGGTGGAGCTGTTCGAGATCGAGCATCAGATACTGCAGTACTTTAATGAATTCAGCGCCTGCGGCAACTCCCTGAAGATGCTCGTCCAGAACTACAGCTACATGCTGAACTCCACAGGATCCCCAAATCCCGAGGAGGCGTTCAAATGCCTGATGACGGAGAAAGCGGCCATTGTGACGGCCCTATGCCGGAGCTATATATGCTACGAGCCGCTGCAGGAGCTGATTATCAGCGAACTGAATAACTGGCGCCGTCAACAGGCGCTGGCCGGCAATGGGGCCCCTTTCCAAGAGAGCACTCTTGATCAGATTCAGCGTTGCTTCGAGCTACTCGAATCCTTTATTGGCCACCTCCTGGCGGCCGTCAAAGAGACGCTTCGTGTGCATCTCGTCAACGACGAGCCAGAACTGAACAATCTGCTCGAGCGGGTGAGAGGTGCACAAAAGAATCTGGTGTGTGCCGCCTTCATTGTGGACAAACAGCCGCCACAGGTGATGAAGACAAATACGCGCTTTGCGGCCTCTGTCCGCTGGCTGATCGGCTCCCAATTGGGGATACACAATAATCCGCCCACCATTGAGTGCATCATCATGTCGG AGAACCAGGCAAATCGTTTCGTTACCCGCGGCACCCAAATGGACAGCACCCTGGCTGGTCAGTCTTCGGGAGAAATACAGAACTGCTCCAGCACCATGGAATACCAACAGAATAACCACATCTTCTCGGCCAGCTTCAGGAACATGCAGCTGAAGAAGATCAAGCGGGCCGAAAAGAAGGGCACCGAGAGCGTAATGGACGAGAAGTTTGCCCTGTTCTTCTATGCGACGACCACAGTCAACGATTACCAGATTCGTGTGTGGACCCTGTCGTTGCCGGTGGTGGTGATTGTTCATGGCAACCAGGAGCCACAGTCGTGGGCCACCATCACCTGGGACAATGCCTTTGCGGATATTGTACGGGAACCGTTTGCGATCACCGATCGCGTGACCTGGGCCCAGCTCTCGGTGGCGCTTAATACCAAATTTGGGTCAAGCACACAGCGGGCCCTGACCAGGGATAACCTGGACTTTCTCT TTGAGAAGCTGCAGCGCGATGAGCGTAGTGATTATATTACGTGGAATCAGTTCTGCAAGGAGCCGCTGCCCGATCGCAACTTCACCTTTTGGGAATGGTTCTTTGCCATCATGAAACTCACGAAAGACCATCTGATGGGCATGTGGAAGGCCAGCTGCATTATGGGCTTTATCAACAAGGCCAAGGCGCAGGATGATCTCATGCGTTCGGCCACGGGCATTGGCACCTTTCTGTTGCGCTTCTCCGACAGCGAATTGG GTGGCGTTACCATTGCCTATGTTAATGAATACGGATCGGTTACCATGCTTTCGCCATGGACTGCACGTGATTTTCAGATCCTCAACCTGGCCGATCGCATACGCGACTTGCATATGCTGCGGTGGCTACATCCGAGCGACACCAATGGAGTGCCCCAGGAACGGGATCGCGCATTTGGCGAGTTCTACTCAGCTCGTGATGGTACGAATG AACCCAAAGCCGGCTATGTGAGAAGCACGTTACACGTCCAGGTACGCAATGCGATTGGAGATAATGGTTCCATTATTGGGACACCACAGCATCCCATACCATCTCCGCCGCAGGATAGTAGCATGTCAATGGGAAA CTTGCAGAATAGCACCATCATGCACCTGTAA